A portion of the Paenibacillus marchantiae genome contains these proteins:
- the dapA gene encoding 4-hydroxy-tetrahydrodipicolinate synthase, whose amino-acid sequence MDFGRLITAMVTPFNEQGGIHWEETARLIDYLIEDQKSETLVISGTTGESPTLSDKEKVELFEFAVKHAAGRCKIIAGTGSNNTAHSIHLTQDAERAGVDGVLLVVPYYNKPSQEGMFRHFEAIANATKLPIMLYNVPGRTAASLSAATTLRLAQIPNIVATKECVSLEQVTQIAASAPGHFRVYSGDDASGLPAIAVGAYGIVSVASHVVGAEMKQMIDSYFGGAPVQAAQIHQKLFPVFKGLFECPQPLPNPVAVKYALTLRGLNVGSVRLPLIAATEDEQGFIRALFN is encoded by the coding sequence TTGGACTTTGGAAGATTGATTACAGCAATGGTCACTCCGTTCAACGAACAAGGGGGGATCCATTGGGAGGAAACTGCACGTCTGATAGACTATTTGATTGAAGATCAAAAGTCAGAGACGCTTGTTATTTCAGGAACAACTGGAGAATCTCCCACGCTTAGCGACAAAGAAAAAGTAGAACTATTCGAATTCGCAGTAAAACATGCGGCTGGACGGTGCAAAATCATTGCTGGAACGGGTAGCAATAACACCGCTCATTCAATCCATCTGACACAGGACGCTGAACGTGCTGGTGTAGATGGTGTTTTGCTGGTTGTTCCTTATTACAACAAACCAAGTCAAGAGGGAATGTTTAGACACTTTGAAGCGATCGCGAACGCGACGAAACTGCCGATTATGTTGTATAACGTTCCTGGACGTACAGCAGCCAGCCTTTCGGCTGCAACAACGCTTCGTTTGGCACAGATTCCAAACATTGTAGCTACGAAGGAATGTGTATCGTTGGAGCAAGTCACGCAGATTGCTGCGAGTGCACCGGGACATTTCAGGGTGTATTCCGGTGACGATGCTTCTGGCTTGCCAGCCATTGCTGTAGGTGCTTACGGGATCGTTAGTGTTGCTAGCCATGTGGTAGGCGCTGAGATGAAACAAATGATTGATTCATACTTCGGTGGTGCACCTGTACAGGCGGCTCAGATACATCAGAAGCTGTTTCCGGTGTTCAAAGGTCTATTCGAGTGCCCGCAGCCTTTACCGAACCCTGTAGCGGTGAAATACGCTTTGACATTGCGCGGTCTGAACGTCGGATCTGTTCGCCTTCCGCTTATAGCCGCAACAGAGGATGAGCAAGGTTTTATTCGTGCCTTGTTCAACTAG
- a CDS encoding YlzJ-like family protein, which produces MTLYTVMPPELLWSGMWNEGEDTREIKMNGLLMQVRPVNENEAVIVRLLECPLEAYLNPANMPGSIVPLSGNPGPT; this is translated from the coding sequence ATGACACTCTACACAGTGATGCCACCTGAACTGTTGTGGTCAGGGATGTGGAATGAGGGAGAAGACACCCGGGAGATCAAGATGAACGGATTATTGATGCAGGTCAGACCTGTTAATGAAAATGAAGCTGTCATTGTACGTTTACTTGAATGCCCCTTGGAAGCTTATCTGAATCCCGCCAATATGCCCGGATCGATCGTTCCACTTTCGGGTAACCCGGGACCAACATAA
- a CDS encoding ClpP family protease, with amino-acid sequence MSEYMKNKQTPKSEQPGTETPEVPAQEEKAMSPVTEAIQQFGQTQSPAAESNIFCMTIIGQVEGHLILPPQNKTTKYEHLIPQLVAAEQNQRIEGILIILNTVGGDVEAGLAIAEMIASLSKPTVTVVIGGGHSIGVPIAVASTYSLIAGSATMTIHPIRMNGLVIGVPQTFEYMEKMQERVVRFVTSHSNISEEMFKELMFKTGELNRDIGTAVGSADAVKYGLMDAVGGIGQAIAQLNQLIGDKRQTLQAGGYTQ; translated from the coding sequence ATGAGCGAATATATGAAAAACAAGCAAACACCCAAATCGGAACAACCGGGTACCGAGACACCGGAAGTGCCTGCACAAGAGGAAAAGGCGATGTCACCTGTAACGGAGGCTATTCAGCAATTTGGACAGACGCAATCACCTGCAGCTGAATCGAACATTTTCTGTATGACCATTATCGGTCAGGTGGAAGGGCATTTAATTTTACCTCCGCAAAACAAAACAACAAAGTATGAACACCTCATTCCTCAGCTGGTTGCAGCAGAGCAGAATCAGCGAATCGAAGGAATTCTGATCATTTTAAACACGGTAGGAGGAGATGTGGAGGCGGGCTTGGCTATTGCTGAAATGATTGCTTCACTCAGCAAACCTACGGTTACTGTCGTCATTGGAGGAGGGCACAGCATCGGGGTTCCAATCGCAGTTGCTTCAACCTATTCCCTGATCGCGGGTAGTGCAACAATGACCATTCATCCGATCCGTATGAATGGACTCGTGATAGGCGTGCCTCAGACGTTTGAGTACATGGAGAAGATGCAGGAACGTGTCGTAAGATTTGTTACGTCGCACTCCAATATCTCTGAAGAAATGTTTAAGGAACTGATGTTTAAGACAGGTGAACTCAACCGCGATATCGGAACAGCTGTGGGTAGCGCAGATGCGGTTAAATATGGATTGATGGATGCCGTAGGCGGGATCGGCCAGGCCATTGCTCAATTGAATCAGCTCATAGGAGACAAAAGACAGACGCTGCAGGCAGGGGGTTATACCCAATGA
- a CDS encoding ribonuclease J, with the protein MSKKNNNDKLMIFALGGVGEIGKNMYVIQYANDIVVVDAGLKFPEEDMLGIDIVIPDISYLTENRDKVRGIILTHGHEDHIGGLPYVLKHLNVPVYGTKLTLGLVENKLKEANLLGETKRILIDADSEIQLGSVLKATFFATNHSIPDSVGVCVETPEGAVVHTGDFKFDHTPVNGQYADLQRMAQIGTNGVLALLSDSTNAEKPGFTPSEKNVGIVLEDIFRKASQRVVVATFASNVHRIQQVINAAEVTGRKVAVIGRSMVNVVGIASELGYLEIPDGMIIEPEEVGKMAADRVVILCTGSQGEPMSALTRMARSTHRKVDILPGDTVIIAATPVPGNEKYVGRTIDELFRLGANVHYSGANSGVHVSGHGSQEELKLMLNLMKPKYFLPIHGEFRMQRRHAVLAESVGIEPDNIFITDIGEVVEIQGGAARKAGKVTAGNVLIDGLGVGDVGNIVLRDRKLLSQDGILVVVVTLSKQDGKIVSGPDIISRGFVYVRESEGLLDEANRIVSSTLQKLMSENVNEWASLKTNVKDALGRFLYEQTRRRPMILPIIMEV; encoded by the coding sequence TTGTCTAAGAAAAATAACAACGATAAACTGATGATTTTTGCTTTGGGCGGCGTAGGCGAGATTGGTAAAAATATGTACGTCATCCAATACGCGAACGACATTGTAGTCGTAGATGCTGGTCTTAAATTCCCGGAAGAAGATATGCTTGGAATCGACATTGTCATTCCTGACATCTCTTATCTAACTGAAAACCGTGACAAAGTAAGAGGTATTATTTTGACTCACGGACATGAGGATCATATCGGTGGTCTGCCATATGTTCTGAAACATTTGAATGTTCCGGTATACGGAACAAAGCTTACTCTCGGACTTGTGGAGAACAAGCTGAAAGAAGCCAATTTGCTGGGTGAAACAAAACGCATCTTGATTGATGCGGATTCCGAGATTCAACTCGGCTCTGTATTGAAAGCAACGTTCTTTGCTACTAACCATAGTATTCCGGATTCCGTCGGCGTATGTGTCGAAACACCGGAAGGCGCTGTTGTTCATACAGGTGACTTCAAATTTGACCACACTCCAGTCAATGGTCAATATGCAGATCTCCAGCGTATGGCACAGATCGGAACCAATGGCGTACTTGCCCTCTTGTCCGATAGTACCAACGCAGAGAAACCTGGATTTACACCTTCGGAGAAAAATGTGGGTATCGTTCTGGAAGATATCTTCCGCAAAGCAAGCCAACGTGTCGTTGTAGCAACATTTGCTTCCAACGTACACCGGATTCAACAGGTTATCAATGCAGCTGAAGTAACTGGACGTAAAGTCGCAGTTATTGGACGCAGTATGGTAAATGTGGTGGGTATTGCTTCTGAACTGGGTTACCTTGAGATTCCAGACGGCATGATTATTGAGCCGGAAGAAGTAGGCAAAATGGCTGCAGACCGTGTAGTAATTCTCTGCACAGGTAGCCAAGGCGAGCCGATGTCAGCATTGACACGGATGGCTCGTTCCACTCATCGTAAAGTAGATATTTTGCCTGGTGATACAGTAATTATTGCTGCAACTCCAGTTCCAGGTAATGAGAAATATGTAGGCCGTACGATTGACGAACTGTTCCGTCTGGGTGCCAACGTGCATTACAGCGGTGCAAACAGTGGCGTTCACGTATCCGGTCACGGTAGCCAGGAAGAGCTCAAGCTGATGCTTAACCTGATGAAACCAAAATATTTCCTGCCGATTCACGGTGAATTCCGTATGCAGCGCCGCCACGCGGTACTGGCTGAATCTGTAGGTATTGAACCAGACAACATTTTCATTACGGATATTGGTGAAGTTGTTGAAATTCAAGGTGGAGCAGCACGCAAGGCAGGTAAAGTTACTGCAGGTAACGTGTTGATCGACGGCTTGGGTGTAGGCGATGTAGGTAACATCGTATTGCGTGACCGTAAATTGCTGTCACAGGATGGCATTCTGGTTGTCGTGGTAACACTGAGCAAACAGGATGGCAAAATTGTTTCCGGTCCGGACATCATCTCCCGTGGATTTGTCTATGTACGCGAATCGGAAGGACTGCTTGATGAAGCGAATCGCATCGTCAGCAGCACATTGCAGAAGTTGATGAGTGAGAACGTTAACGAATGGGCTTCACTCAAAACGAATGTTAAAGATGCACTCGGACGCTTCTTGTATGAGCAAACTCGTCGTAGACCGATGATTTTGCCAATCATTATGGAAGTTTAA
- the dapG gene encoding aspartate kinase has product MRIMVQKFGGTSLSTVQAREHVLRHVKRELEAGLSLVIVVSAMGRRGEPYATDTLLDWAAQNGNALSAREKDLLLCCGEIISATTLSSLLEHEGIPTTVLTGAQAGFVTDDNFGNARILDVRPVRVLEQLQSGRVVIVTGFQGQTENGDFTTLGRGGSDTSATALGAALHAEMVDIYTDVNGILTADPRIVEDARPLTVVSYAEICNMAHQGAKVIHPRAVEIAMQSQIPVRVRSTFADSEGTLVTHPEGFQDVQTGIVDRYVTGIAYVSNVTQITVEVPGGADRLQLKVFKTMAENSISVDFINVTPLGVVYTVFDSDSEKAIQVLQEIGLKPQSLSGCAKVSVIGGGINGVPGIMARIVESLTLADIQILQSADSNTTIWVLVKKEDMVQALRALHASFELHL; this is encoded by the coding sequence ATGCGCATCATGGTACAGAAATTCGGAGGTACATCTCTCTCTACCGTTCAGGCGAGAGAGCATGTGCTCCGTCATGTTAAACGTGAACTTGAAGCAGGATTGAGTCTGGTCATTGTTGTGTCAGCGATGGGTCGCCGCGGTGAGCCTTATGCGACTGATACGTTACTGGACTGGGCTGCACAGAACGGAAATGCACTCTCCGCACGCGAAAAGGATTTACTGCTGTGCTGTGGTGAAATTATTTCTGCGACGACTTTGAGCAGTCTGCTCGAACATGAAGGCATTCCAACTACAGTGCTGACCGGTGCACAAGCAGGTTTTGTGACGGACGACAATTTCGGGAATGCCCGAATTTTGGATGTCCGTCCTGTTCGTGTGCTGGAGCAGCTACAGAGTGGGCGTGTTGTCATTGTTACAGGGTTCCAGGGGCAGACCGAGAATGGTGACTTTACGACCCTTGGTCGTGGAGGAAGTGATACGTCAGCCACAGCTCTTGGTGCAGCTTTACACGCTGAGATGGTGGACATATACACAGATGTAAATGGGATACTGACAGCAGATCCACGTATCGTGGAGGACGCTCGTCCGTTGACTGTTGTGAGTTATGCCGAGATATGTAATATGGCCCATCAAGGAGCCAAGGTAATTCATCCGCGTGCAGTCGAGATTGCAATGCAATCCCAGATTCCAGTGCGTGTACGGTCTACCTTTGCAGATAGTGAAGGGACGCTGGTAACGCATCCAGAAGGATTCCAGGATGTGCAGACAGGCATTGTGGACCGATATGTAACAGGGATTGCCTATGTAAGTAATGTTACGCAAATAACGGTGGAAGTGCCGGGCGGTGCAGATCGTTTGCAGCTAAAAGTGTTCAAAACGATGGCTGAAAATTCGATTAGCGTAGATTTTATTAATGTTACCCCCCTGGGAGTTGTCTATACCGTTTTCGATAGTGATTCCGAGAAAGCTATACAGGTACTGCAGGAAATTGGTCTTAAACCGCAAAGTCTTTCCGGATGTGCCAAAGTTTCCGTCATCGGCGGAGGGATCAACGGAGTGCCAGGCATTATGGCACGGATCGTGGAATCCTTGACACTGGCGGACATCCAGATCCTGCAATCTGCAGATTCCAATACAACGATTTGGGTACTTGTGAAAAAAGAAGATATGGTTCAAGCTCTGAGGGCGCTTCACGCCTCATTCGAACTTCACTTGTAG